In Oceanobacillus sp. FSL K6-2867, one DNA window encodes the following:
- a CDS encoding alkaline phosphatase family protein, translated as MIIIKTQKQLVKPVILLNIDSLMSEPLEVAIQTGRAPALQFLMENGSYFTNMVTSFPTMSVTIDSSLLTGTYADQHHIPGLTWFDNSKKEIINYGTGFRETFRLGIRRTVHNMLFRLNNEHLSSEVTTIYEELAKKGMNSASINSFVYRGNTPQKLQTPKLFSALTRFRYGKWTTEAANIFSLGTFSKIRPWGVATQIATGNYKYTARELKYLIRKNKLPSFTFCIFQDMDARIHLKGPMDIKGITKIDKEIQKILDVYPSWEKAINQNTWLVMGDNGHSATGTNHREFVIDLRKWLKKYRISRIKRPVYKKDQIVLCVNQRMSYIYVLDDSLPLSAIIEQLKNDERIDIIAWKNESFIHVESGMKEGSLKYRPSGKFTDIYNQSWSIEGDAALLDLNLINEQRLTYGNYPDALIRLYSVLNSHSGRFIVINAKPGCEFKAQSSPVHLSGAAHGSLHKQESLVPLIITGTKEQPIYPRVVNIKDFIIRLLQD; from the coding sequence ATGATAATTATAAAAACACAAAAACAATTAGTGAAACCTGTAATCTTGCTGAACATCGATTCATTGATGTCTGAACCGCTGGAAGTGGCTATCCAAACTGGACGAGCTCCAGCTTTACAATTTTTGATGGAAAATGGCAGTTATTTTACGAATATGGTGACTTCATTTCCAACCATGTCGGTAACAATCGACAGCAGCCTTTTGACAGGTACTTATGCAGACCAACATCATATACCTGGTTTAACTTGGTTCGATAATTCCAAAAAAGAGATTATTAACTACGGTACTGGTTTTAGGGAAACGTTTAGGTTAGGGATTCGCAGGACGGTCCATAATATGCTTTTCCGACTGAATAATGAGCATCTGAGCAGTGAAGTCACTACAATTTATGAAGAATTAGCTAAAAAGGGAATGAACTCAGCTTCCATTAATTCCTTTGTATATCGTGGAAACACCCCGCAAAAGTTACAAACACCAAAGTTATTCAGTGCCTTGACGCGATTTAGATATGGAAAGTGGACAACGGAAGCAGCAAATATCTTTTCTTTAGGAACATTTTCAAAGATACGTCCATGGGGGGTCGCAACGCAAATAGCTACCGGAAACTATAAATATACTGCTCGGGAACTTAAGTATCTTATTAGAAAGAACAAACTTCCTTCATTTACTTTCTGTATATTTCAGGACATGGATGCCCGAATTCATTTAAAGGGGCCGATGGATATTAAAGGCATCACAAAGATTGATAAAGAAATTCAAAAAATATTGGATGTGTATCCAAGCTGGGAGAAAGCAATTAATCAAAATACATGGCTAGTGATGGGGGATAATGGTCATTCTGCAACAGGAACAAATCATCGAGAATTTGTCATTGATTTAAGAAAATGGTTAAAAAAATACCGTATCTCTAGAATAAAACGCCCAGTATATAAGAAAGATCAGATCGTTCTATGTGTAAATCAGCGGATGTCTTATATTTATGTACTGGATGACAGTCTGCCGTTGTCTGCTATTATCGAACAGCTCAAAAATGATGAGAGAATTGATATTATAGCCTGGAAAAATGAAAGCTTCATTCATGTAGAATCTGGTATGAAAGAAGGGTCACTGAAATATCGCCCTTCCGGGAAATTTACTGATATTTATAATCAATCATGGAGTATAGAAGGGGATGCTGCGCTTCTGGATTTAAATCTGATCAATGAACAAAGACTCACCTATGGCAACTATCCAGATGCGTTAATTCGGTTGTATAGTGTTTTGAACTCCCATTCGGGGCGTTTCATTGTCATCAATGCGAAACCGGGTTGTGAATTTAAGGCCCAATCATCACCTGTTCATCTTTCTGGTGCAGCACACGGTTCATTGCACAAACAAGAATCTCTGGTTCCGTTGATAATAACAGGAACTAAGGAGCAACCAATATATCCACGGGTTGTAAATATAAAAGATTTTATAATTCGTTTACTTCAGGACTAA
- a CDS encoding MFS transporter — protein sequence MKQTKSQLWTKNFIIVAAANFFLYLVFYLLLVTMAVYAVDKYQVSESVAGLVTGIFIIGTLVGRLFIGRMISSIGNKQVLYYGLIFFILTSLLYFIHAGIEILLITRLLHGIALGVASTATGTIIAKVIPDDRKGEGIGYFSMSITLATAIGPFFGLYMSSHTSYQVIFGFCLALAVISFIISLFVKVPVIETPIKATERKKLKFSDFVEPSALPIALIVIIVSLGYSSVLSFINFYAIEINLVDVASFFFVVYAAAILVSRPFTGRLMDLKGENAVMYPAFILFGAGLLLLSFTTNSITLLAAGVLIGLGFGNMQSITQAIAVKMTPPHRIGLATSTYYIALDAGLGFGPYVLGYLIPLTGYSSLYIIMGLMVLVTTVLYFFLHGKNSSYVNIN from the coding sequence GTGAAACAAACAAAATCTCAATTATGGACGAAAAATTTTATTATTGTAGCAGCAGCAAATTTTTTCTTGTATTTAGTTTTTTACCTATTATTAGTAACGATGGCTGTTTATGCAGTCGATAAATATCAAGTTTCAGAGAGTGTAGCTGGTCTTGTAACAGGTATATTTATCATCGGAACATTAGTAGGACGTTTATTTATTGGACGAATGATTTCTTCTATTGGAAACAAGCAAGTTTTATATTATGGGCTTATCTTTTTTATTTTAACATCCCTTTTATACTTTATTCATGCAGGAATAGAAATTCTGCTGATAACCCGTTTATTGCACGGAATTGCATTAGGGGTGGCAAGTACAGCGACAGGAACTATTATTGCTAAGGTGATTCCTGATGACCGAAAAGGGGAAGGAATCGGCTATTTCAGCATGAGTATTACATTGGCAACTGCAATTGGGCCATTCTTTGGATTATATATGAGCTCACATACGAGCTATCAAGTGATTTTTGGTTTTTGTCTTGCATTAGCGGTTATTAGTTTTATTATATCTCTGTTTGTTAAGGTGCCAGTCATCGAAACACCTATAAAAGCTACTGAAAGAAAGAAATTAAAGTTTTCTGATTTTGTAGAACCAAGTGCGTTACCAATTGCACTGATTGTGATTATTGTATCTCTTGGTTATTCCAGTGTGCTTTCGTTTATTAATTTCTATGCGATTGAAATTAATCTTGTCGATGTGGCAAGCTTTTTTTTCGTTGTCTATGCAGCAGCTATCTTAGTATCACGTCCATTTACAGGCCGCTTAATGGACTTAAAAGGTGAAAATGCAGTTATGTATCCAGCTTTTATTTTGTTTGGTGCAGGATTGCTCCTTTTAAGCTTCACAACGAATAGCATTACCTTATTAGCAGCCGGTGTTCTGATTGGTCTTGGATTCGGTAACATGCAATCCATTACCCAAGCAATAGCGGTTAAGATGACACCGCCACATCGGATTGGTTTAGCAACATCAACTTACTATATCGCACTTGATGCCGGTCTTGGATTCGGTCCTTATGTACTTGGATATCTGATTCCTCTAACTGGATATAGTAGCTTATATATTATTATGGGGCTAATGGTTCTTGTTACGACAGTACTTTATTTCTTTTTGCATGGGAAAAACAGTTCCTATGTAAACATTAATTAG
- a CDS encoding MarR family transcriptional regulator produces MNKHNLHRAQWTVLYYLYNYGNATLVEISHYQGVEKPTITRTFASLEEMGYVEQVAGRDKREKRMQLTERGIAVYEEVRVTIDQFEKEILKDISESELIDFIRVMEEIKNNIKK; encoded by the coding sequence TTGAATAAACATAATCTGCATCGTGCACAGTGGACTGTATTGTATTACTTGTACAATTATGGCAATGCAACACTTGTGGAAATTTCTCATTATCAAGGTGTGGAGAAGCCTACGATCACTAGAACCTTCGCCAGCTTAGAGGAAATGGGGTATGTCGAACAGGTTGCTGGGAGAGACAAACGCGAAAAACGTATGCAGCTGACTGAACGAGGAATAGCTGTTTATGAGGAAGTACGTGTGACCATTGATCAGTTTGAAAAGGAAATTCTAAAAGACATCTCGGAATCAGAATTGATTGATTTCATTCGTGTGATGGAAGAAATTAAAAATAATATTAAGAAGTGA